From a single Thermoanaerobaculum aquaticum genomic region:
- a CDS encoding serine/threonine-protein kinase gives MSTPMRLGRYQILGEIGRGAMGVVYRGWDPQLERPVAIKAIRADTVSGGTEEEIVARFLREAKLAARIVHPGVVTVYDAGEEQGQLYQVMELVEGESLAARLRRGDFPTQREALELAAQVAEALGAAHQAGVVHRDVKPANILIGRDGRVKVSDFGVAKAVGEATGLTRTGTTVGSPAYMSPEQVRGEHVDARSDLFSLGVILYEMLLRKRPFPAETLTTLVYQILNTDPFADPQAFGSLSPELVAFLKRCLAKDPAQRVPDATTFAAQARALAQKGEVESTLSTFPTMPLATVQTGRPEAPPVAEPKKRKAVLWLAVAAGVVLLGLLLLLGRRSSPPPATVLLADATPVPQEPLAAGTPQVPAVLPSPTPTVAPTATPLPTPTPLPVVPAVEPTGLPTPTPTPPPPVVKTYYGRHGAVFNVDPEDALVEIEGKAIGIADDWDGKGGGKVYVFPGPGTYYARLSLKGHRTVWVAIVISPNAKDENADVDWELEEL, from the coding sequence ATGAGCACACCGATGCGCTTGGGGAGGTACCAAATCCTGGGGGAAATTGGCCGCGGGGCCATGGGGGTGGTGTACCGGGGGTGGGACCCGCAGCTGGAGCGGCCGGTGGCCATCAAGGCCATCCGCGCCGACACCGTCAGCGGGGGAACGGAAGAGGAAATCGTCGCCCGTTTTTTGAGGGAAGCCAAGCTGGCCGCCCGCATCGTGCATCCCGGTGTGGTCACAGTGTACGACGCCGGTGAGGAGCAAGGGCAGCTCTACCAGGTCATGGAGCTGGTGGAAGGGGAATCGCTGGCGGCGCGGCTGCGCCGGGGAGATTTTCCTACCCAGCGGGAGGCCCTGGAATTGGCGGCGCAGGTGGCCGAAGCGTTGGGAGCCGCCCATCAAGCCGGCGTGGTGCACCGGGATGTGAAGCCGGCCAACATCCTCATTGGCAGGGACGGCAGGGTCAAGGTCAGTGACTTTGGCGTGGCCAAAGCGGTGGGGGAAGCCACCGGCCTGACCCGCACCGGCACCACCGTGGGCAGCCCCGCTTACATGTCCCCGGAGCAGGTGCGGGGTGAGCACGTGGACGCCCGCTCCGATTTGTTTTCCCTGGGCGTGATCCTGTACGAGATGCTGCTGCGCAAAAGGCCCTTTCCCGCGGAAACCCTCACCACCCTGGTTTACCAGATCCTCAACACGGATCCCTTTGCCGACCCCCAGGCTTTTGGCTCCCTGTCCCCGGAGCTGGTGGCGTTTCTCAAACGGTGTTTGGCTAAGGACCCGGCGCAGCGAGTTCCTGACGCCACCACCTTTGCCGCACAAGCCCGCGCGCTGGCGCAAAAGGGGGAAGTGGAAAGCACGCTGTCCACCTTCCCCACCATGCCCCTGGCGACCGTTCAGACCGGGCGCCCGGAAGCCCCGCCGGTGGCTGAGCCAAAAAAGCGGAAAGCGGTTCTTTGGCTCGCGGTGGCGGCGGGGGTGGTGCTTTTAGGTTTGCTTCTGCTCCTGGGTCGGCGCTCGAGCCCGCCCCCGGCCACCGTGCTTCTGGCGGACGCCACGCCCGTGCCCCAGGAACCCTTAGCCGCCGGGACCCCCCAGGTCCCTGCCGTGCTCCCCAGTCCTACGCCCACCGTGGCACCGACGGCAACCCCACTTCCCACGCCCACGCCGCTCCCGGTGGTGCCGGCGGTGGAACCCACAGGTCTGCCCACCCCAACACCCACGCCACCGCCGCCAGTGGTCAAGACCTACTACGGCCGGCATGGGGCGGTGTTCAACGTGGACCCGGAAGATGCGCTGGTGGAAATCGAAGGAAAAGCCATCGGCATTGCCGACGATTGGGACGGCAAGGGGGGCGGCAAGGTCTACGTTTTTCCCGGTCCGGGAACCTACTACGCCAGGCTCTCGTTGAAAGGCCACAGAACGGTATGGGTGGCCATTGTGATATCGCCCAATGCCAAAGATGAAAACGCGGACGTGGACTGGGAGCTGGAGGAGCTTTAA